A single Cryomorphaceae bacterium DNA region contains:
- a CDS encoding ATP-dependent Clp protease adaptor ClpS, with the protein MIEEVLEIVEQKEKLVRNRELVLHNDEVNTFDHVIDCLIRICGHDLLQAEQCTMIVHYNGKCTVKTAEFDKLKPMWSALVEEGLNAEIQ; encoded by the coding sequence ATGATAGAAGAAGTACTGGAAATAGTTGAGCAAAAAGAGAAGCTGGTTCGCAATCGAGAGCTTGTCTTGCACAATGATGAAGTGAACACCTTTGATCACGTCATCGATTGCTTGATCCGAATTTGTGGTCATGATTTGCTCCAAGCAGAGCAATGTACCATGATTGTCCACTACAATGGAAAGTGCACAGTTAAGACGGCTGAATTTGACAAGCTCAAGCCTATGTGGTCTGCACTTGTAGAAGAAGGTTTGAACGCAGAGATTCAATAG
- a CDS encoding choice-of-anchor B family protein, whose protein sequence is MKRLLFVCFLSVATLAQGQNLNMTSLGQLTYTEILNDIWGYADGNGNEYALVGTQNGFSIVDVTVPATPVEKAYIGGVCSTWRDVKVWGDKAYVTHDSPNCSPGNPSDGLLIVDLSDIATNPNPDYWNYFFTYNNENYTRAHNIYIDENGIIYLFGANIGVGGALLLDPTVNDTAPPVVGIYDEYYLHDGMARGDTLWGGAIYQGELVAIDVSNHSSIGPNMGSASTPDVFTHNAWISQDGTHVFTTDEVSGAYVGSYDVTNLSNITEVDRVQPENDNQVIPHNTHVKGQYIYTSWYRSGILVHDVTYPYNVIRTGQYDTSPLSGSGFNGAWGAYPFAPSGNIYVSDMEQGLFIIGYTPTQACYLEGTVTDATTSAPIATATIQLLTTNISKATDLSGFYATGSATPGTFDVVYSAPGYTADTLSTTLTNGTLVTQDVALNPLGSTSIDGSVVDSNGTSLSGITVVMTDGFNTYSSTTDANGQVTFSPVFYGTYQVTAGAWGYQTDCSQVVVDANTSAITIDLETGYYDDFSMDFGWTELSTASTGRWERGEPAGTVFNGGPFAPDQDVQGDCLDQAYVTGNDASGGAGGDDVDDGFTTLRSPSMNLNAYTDPWLSVFHWFANEGGSGNPNDTLILYLTDGSATYEIDRIDQSSPQAQWIQSSYRILDYTNNLSSVQFRAYVADLAGNGGHLVEAGIDQFEVVDSAASSIGIGENEFSMWSVYPNPAADQLNVERSVDGNSAILSIVDVQGRLIQSISMEATETHVKLNVSEYEAGVYFIRSENGEVHRWVKL, encoded by the coding sequence ATGAAGCGATTGCTATTTGTTTGTTTCCTGAGCGTGGCGACACTTGCACAGGGACAGAACTTAAACATGACCTCACTAGGTCAGTTAACGTACACCGAAATTCTCAATGATATATGGGGATACGCGGATGGAAATGGGAATGAGTACGCCCTTGTCGGTACTCAAAATGGATTCAGTATCGTCGATGTTACCGTGCCTGCAACTCCGGTTGAAAAGGCCTACATCGGGGGTGTGTGTAGTACATGGCGTGATGTCAAAGTTTGGGGTGACAAAGCGTATGTGACACATGACTCGCCGAACTGTTCTCCAGGTAATCCAAGTGACGGTCTGTTGATCGTGGATTTGAGCGATATCGCTACGAATCCCAATCCGGATTATTGGAACTACTTCTTTACGTATAATAACGAGAACTACACGCGTGCCCACAACATCTACATTGATGAGAATGGGATTATTTACCTCTTTGGAGCAAACATCGGTGTGGGTGGAGCATTGCTCTTGGATCCAACCGTGAACGATACGGCGCCACCTGTAGTCGGTATTTACGATGAGTATTACTTGCACGATGGTATGGCTCGTGGCGATACCTTATGGGGAGGAGCTATTTATCAAGGAGAGCTCGTAGCTATTGACGTGAGCAACCACTCCTCAATTGGACCCAATATGGGTTCAGCCTCAACGCCTGATGTATTTACCCACAATGCCTGGATCAGCCAAGATGGTACGCATGTATTCACAACAGACGAGGTTTCTGGTGCTTATGTAGGTTCTTACGACGTGACCAACTTGAGCAACATTACCGAAGTTGATCGTGTGCAACCCGAGAATGACAATCAGGTTATTCCGCACAACACCCACGTTAAAGGTCAGTACATCTATACCAGCTGGTACCGCAGTGGTATTCTAGTGCACGATGTCACTTATCCTTATAACGTGATCCGTACCGGTCAATACGATACTTCGCCACTTTCAGGAAGCGGATTTAACGGAGCATGGGGCGCATATCCTTTTGCGCCAAGCGGAAACATCTACGTATCTGATATGGAGCAAGGCCTTTTTATCATCGGGTATACCCCAACTCAGGCTTGCTACCTTGAAGGTACAGTGACGGATGCTACAACTTCAGCGCCTATTGCCACAGCTACTATCCAACTGCTGACCACGAATATTTCAAAAGCAACGGATCTCAGTGGATTCTACGCGACTGGATCAGCGACACCTGGAACTTTTGACGTGGTATATTCTGCACCTGGATATACGGCAGATACCCTTTCTACAACTTTGACCAACGGAACTTTAGTAACACAAGATGTTGCTTTGAATCCTCTTGGCAGCACAAGTATAGACGGTTCTGTCGTTGATTCGAACGGCACTTCATTGTCTGGGATCACTGTAGTTATGACGGACGGTTTCAACACCTATTCTTCTACGACTGACGCAAATGGTCAGGTGACTTTCTCTCCAGTGTTCTACGGAACTTATCAGGTGACCGCAGGAGCTTGGGGATATCAAACCGATTGCTCTCAAGTGGTCGTTGACGCCAATACTTCTGCAATCACCATTGATTTGGAAACAGGCTATTACGATGATTTCTCTATGGACTTCGGCTGGACCGAACTGAGCACAGCCTCTACTGGACGCTGGGAGCGAGGTGAGCCTGCTGGAACTGTATTTAACGGCGGACCCTTTGCACCGGATCAGGATGTTCAAGGTGATTGCCTTGACCAAGCATATGTTACGGGTAACGACGCCAGCGGTGGAGCAGGAGGTGATGATGTAGATGATGGATTCACAACACTTCGTTCACCTTCTATGAACTTGAATGCATATACCGATCCTTGGTTAAGCGTATTCCATTGGTTTGCTAATGAAGGTGGATCAGGTAATCCAAACGACACGTTGATTCTGTACTTGACAGATGGTTCGGCTACTTATGAAATTGATCGAATTGATCAGTCTTCCCCACAAGCTCAATGGATCCAATCGAGCTACCGCATCTTAGACTATACCAACAACCTAAGCAGCGTGCAGTTCCGTGCATATGTGGCGGACTTGGCCGGTAACGGAGGTCACTTGGTAGAAGCAGGTATCGACCAATTTGAAGTAGTGGATAGCGCTGCTTCTTCCATAGGTATTGGCGAGAATGAATTCAGCATGTGGTCTGTCTATCCTAATCCCGCAGCAGATCAATTAAACGTTGAGCGTTCTGTTGATGGCAATTCAGCCATTTTGAGCATTGTTGATGTTCAGGGCCGACTCATCCAGAGCATTTCAATGGAGGCCACTGAAACGCACGTAAAATTGAATGTAAGTGAATATGAAGCTGGTGTATACTTCATCCGTTCTGAAAATGGAGAAGTACATCGCTGGGTTAAGCTCTAA
- a CDS encoding DNA gyrase/topoisomerase IV subunit A → MAEELEPEEVGGEGAATSTKVSGMYKDWFLDYASYVILERAVPALEDGLKPVQRRLLHSMREMEDGRYHKVANLIGHTMKYHPHGDASIADALVQLGQKDLLIDCQGNWGNIYTGDRAAAPRYIEARLSKFALDVVFSPKVTTWQASYDGRGKEPVFLPVKFPLLLAQGVEGIAVGLSTKIMPHNFIELIDASVDVLRGKKPKLLPDFPTGGIADFSQYDDGKRGSRIKVRARISVEDKNLLKISEIPFGTTTTSLIDSVLKANDRGKIKIKRIEDNTAEHVEILIHIPSNLSPDKTIDALYAFTDCEVSISPLCCVIENDRPFFAGVSDLIRLSTEHTLDILKRELEVELDELEEQWHFANLERIFIENRIYRDIEEEETWEGVIKAIDKGLKPHTKHLKRAVTEEDIVRLTEIRIKRISKFDLDKAQQQIEALEGKIEQVKHNLDNLVDFAIDYFKNIKAKYKEGKERKTEIRVFADIVATKVAIANERLYVNREEGFIGTSLRRDEFVTECSDIDDIIVFRKDGKMMVTRVDKKTFVGKDILHVAVWKKKDARTVYNMIYRDGPKGAYYVKRFSVTSITRDREYDLTAGTKGSYIEYFTANPNGEAEMVMVYLRQLKRLKKTNFELNFADLLIKGRGVKGNLVSKNPIKRIELREEGVSTLKPQKIWFDDTVRKLNTEGRGELLGEFSGDDRILEVSQNGTYRLLGFELTTHFEDDMVLLEKHYPEKPLSVVYFEGEKSLYYVKRFIPELVDKTKKVEFLPETEGTLLELVTTDYIPQIEIEYTKLPNKERKPNETVNLSEFISVKGLKALGNQLTKLKVRSISLLEPIEKDPPKPEVVEEEAPESSAREGQNLTSKEDVTSTNNEDMSADDDGQITLEWD, encoded by the coding sequence ATGGCAGAAGAGCTTGAACCCGAAGAAGTAGGAGGAGAAGGCGCCGCGACCAGCACGAAGGTTTCGGGCATGTATAAGGACTGGTTTCTGGATTACGCATCTTATGTAATCTTGGAACGGGCTGTTCCTGCGCTTGAAGATGGGCTAAAACCCGTGCAGCGACGTTTGTTGCACAGTATGCGGGAAATGGAAGATGGACGCTACCACAAGGTGGCGAACCTGATCGGACACACGATGAAGTATCATCCACATGGAGATGCTTCTATTGCTGATGCCTTGGTCCAATTGGGTCAGAAAGACCTCTTGATTGACTGCCAAGGAAACTGGGGTAACATTTATACTGGTGATCGGGCTGCAGCTCCCCGATACATTGAGGCGCGATTGTCCAAGTTTGCTCTGGATGTAGTCTTTTCACCGAAGGTGACCACTTGGCAAGCGTCCTACGACGGTCGAGGAAAGGAACCCGTCTTTCTGCCGGTAAAGTTCCCGTTGCTATTAGCCCAGGGGGTAGAGGGTATAGCCGTTGGATTGTCGACGAAAATTATGCCCCACAACTTCATCGAGTTAATCGATGCCAGTGTGGATGTGCTCCGCGGAAAGAAACCAAAACTCTTACCGGATTTCCCGACAGGCGGAATCGCCGATTTCAGTCAGTATGACGATGGAAAGCGCGGATCACGAATCAAGGTCCGGGCGCGAATCAGCGTAGAAGACAAGAACCTGCTGAAGATTAGTGAGATTCCCTTTGGGACCACCACGACTTCATTGATCGACTCTGTTCTTAAGGCGAATGATCGAGGTAAGATTAAAATCAAGCGCATTGAGGACAATACTGCAGAGCACGTAGAAATCCTTATTCATATACCGTCCAATTTATCTCCGGACAAGACTATAGATGCCCTATATGCCTTTACGGATTGTGAGGTATCCATTAGCCCTCTGTGCTGCGTCATTGAAAACGATCGTCCCTTCTTTGCTGGCGTAAGCGATTTGATTCGCTTGAGTACAGAACACACCCTCGATATTCTCAAGCGTGAATTGGAGGTAGAGCTCGACGAACTCGAGGAGCAATGGCACTTTGCCAATTTGGAGCGCATCTTTATTGAGAATCGAATCTACCGGGATATTGAGGAAGAGGAAACCTGGGAAGGGGTCATCAAGGCCATTGATAAAGGACTCAAGCCACACACCAAGCACTTGAAGCGTGCGGTAACCGAGGAAGACATTGTTCGTTTGACCGAGATTCGAATCAAGCGTATTTCAAAATTCGACTTGGATAAAGCCCAACAACAAATTGAGGCCCTTGAAGGCAAGATTGAACAAGTCAAGCACAATTTGGATAACCTGGTTGATTTTGCCATTGATTATTTCAAGAACATCAAGGCGAAGTACAAGGAGGGTAAGGAGCGGAAAACAGAGATCCGTGTATTCGCCGATATCGTTGCGACCAAGGTGGCTATTGCCAACGAGCGCTTGTATGTGAACCGTGAAGAAGGGTTTATTGGAACCTCTTTGCGACGGGATGAGTTTGTGACCGAATGCTCAGACATTGATGACATTATCGTCTTCCGGAAGGACGGAAAGATGATGGTGACTCGCGTAGACAAGAAGACCTTTGTTGGAAAAGACATCTTGCACGTGGCCGTCTGGAAGAAGAAAGACGCCCGGACGGTGTACAATATGATCTATCGAGATGGGCCCAAAGGAGCCTATTACGTCAAGCGTTTCAGCGTGACCAGTATCACTCGTGATCGGGAGTACGATTTAACAGCAGGAACCAAGGGCTCTTATATAGAGTACTTTACGGCTAATCCGAACGGAGAGGCTGAGATGGTGATGGTCTATTTGCGCCAGCTTAAGCGCCTGAAGAAAACCAACTTTGAGCTGAATTTCGCTGATCTCTTGATTAAGGGAAGAGGGGTGAAGGGGAACTTGGTTTCCAAGAATCCGATCAAGCGTATAGAGCTGCGTGAAGAAGGAGTGAGCACCTTAAAACCGCAAAAGATTTGGTTTGACGATACCGTTCGCAAGTTGAATACGGAAGGCAGGGGAGAGCTCTTGGGTGAGTTTAGCGGAGATGACCGTATTCTAGAAGTCAGCCAGAACGGTACGTATCGCTTGCTCGGCTTTGAATTGACCACTCATTTTGAGGATGACATGGTCTTGTTGGAAAAACACTATCCGGAGAAACCTCTGAGCGTCGTCTACTTCGAAGGAGAAAAGAGCCTGTATTACGTTAAGCGCTTTATTCCCGAGTTGGTCGACAAGACCAAGAAAGTGGAGTTTTTACCAGAGACTGAAGGCACGTTGTTGGAATTGGTGACCACTGATTACATCCCACAAATTGAAATCGAATACACCAAGCTGCCCAATAAGGAGCGCAAACCGAATGAAACGGTCAATTTAAGTGAGTTCATTTCCGTTAAAGGACTGAAGGCGCTTGGTAATCAACTGACGAAGTTGAAAGTGCGCAGTATTAGCTTATTAGAACCGATCGAAAAGGATCCTCCTAAACCAGAGGTGGTGGAAGAAGAAGCGCCTGAATCATCGGCCCGAGAGGGCCAGAACCTAACGTCTAAGGAAGATGTTACGTCTACTAATAATGAAGACATGTCTGCGGATGACGACGGGCAAATAACCCTTGAATGGGATTAA
- a CDS encoding type IIA DNA topoisomerase subunit B: MAENQYNEDSIRSLDWKEHIRLRPGMYIGKLGDGSAHDDGIYILLKEVLDNSIDEFVMGNGKTIEVSIKNNTVTIRDYGRGVPLGKVVDVVSKINTGAKYDSKVFKKSVGLNGVGTKAVNALSEQFRIQSVRDNQTKIAEFERGALTVDDPIGESSLRKGTKVFFVPDPEIFGNYAYRTEYVEKMLWNYVYLNPGLTILYNGEKMYSENGLKDLLENNLDGEVLFPVIHLRGEDIEVAMTVSGKQYGEQYYSFVNGQHTTQGGTHQGAFREAIVKTAREFFNKGFEAADIRQGIVAAVSIKVIEPVFESQTKTKLGSADMGPDGPTVRTFINDFIKTELDNYLHKNGEVAEIWLKQILQAERERKELQGIKKLARERQKKSNLHNKKLRDCRSHYDNQKNDDRLETTLFITEGDSASGSITKARSVRTQAVFSLKGKPLNSYGLTKKVVYENEEFNLLQAALNIEDGLEGLRYNNVVIATDADVDGMHIRLLLITFFLQFFPELIREGHLYILQTPLFRVRNKQKTIYCYDEGEKQSAMNELKGKIEITRFKGLGEISPDEFKHFIGKDIRLDPVLIGKDSTIDDLLKFYMGKNTPQRQEFIIENLRVEKDLVEEEAS; encoded by the coding sequence ATGGCGGAGAATCAGTATAATGAGGACAGCATCCGGTCACTCGACTGGAAGGAGCATATCCGGCTGCGTCCAGGGATGTACATTGGGAAGTTAGGAGATGGATCTGCGCACGACGACGGTATCTATATTCTCCTGAAGGAAGTCTTGGACAACTCGATCGATGAGTTTGTCATGGGCAATGGGAAAACCATTGAGGTTTCCATCAAGAACAATACGGTAACTATTCGGGACTACGGTCGCGGTGTTCCATTGGGAAAGGTCGTTGACGTGGTATCTAAGATCAATACCGGAGCCAAGTACGATTCCAAGGTTTTTAAGAAGTCCGTTGGACTGAATGGGGTAGGAACCAAAGCGGTTAATGCCCTTTCTGAGCAGTTCCGCATCCAAAGTGTTCGGGACAACCAAACCAAGATTGCAGAGTTTGAACGCGGTGCCCTAACGGTAGATGATCCAATCGGAGAATCTTCTTTGCGCAAGGGAACCAAGGTGTTCTTTGTGCCAGATCCAGAGATCTTTGGAAACTACGCCTACCGCACAGAGTACGTTGAGAAGATGCTCTGGAATTACGTCTATTTGAATCCAGGGCTAACCATTCTCTACAACGGCGAGAAGATGTATTCCGAGAATGGCCTGAAGGATCTCTTGGAAAACAACCTTGACGGGGAAGTCTTGTTCCCTGTCATTCACTTGCGCGGCGAGGACATTGAAGTGGCCATGACCGTGAGTGGTAAGCAGTATGGTGAGCAGTACTACAGTTTTGTCAATGGTCAACACACCACTCAAGGAGGTACGCATCAAGGGGCCTTCCGTGAAGCCATTGTGAAAACGGCTCGTGAATTTTTCAACAAAGGATTTGAAGCGGCGGATATCCGTCAGGGAATCGTTGCTGCGGTGAGCATCAAGGTCATTGAGCCTGTATTTGAAAGTCAGACCAAGACCAAGTTAGGATCTGCTGACATGGGACCCGATGGGCCTACCGTAAGGACCTTTATCAATGACTTTATTAAAACCGAACTCGACAACTATCTGCACAAGAATGGAGAGGTTGCTGAAATTTGGTTGAAGCAAATTCTTCAAGCAGAGCGGGAGCGAAAGGAACTTCAAGGAATTAAGAAGTTGGCTCGTGAGCGTCAGAAGAAATCAAATCTGCACAACAAAAAGCTGCGAGATTGTCGATCCCATTACGACAACCAGAAAAACGATGATCGTTTAGAAACAACCCTGTTCATTACGGAGGGAGATTCTGCTTCTGGGTCCATTACAAAGGCGCGAAGTGTCCGGACACAGGCGGTCTTCAGTCTCAAAGGGAAACCACTCAACAGCTACGGACTCACCAAAAAAGTGGTCTACGAAAATGAAGAATTCAACCTTCTTCAGGCGGCACTCAATATCGAGGACGGCCTTGAAGGTTTGCGCTACAACAATGTGGTGATCGCGACGGATGCCGATGTAGATGGAATGCACATACGCCTTCTACTGATCACCTTCTTCTTGCAGTTCTTCCCTGAGTTGATTCGTGAAGGACATCTTTATATCCTTCAGACACCGTTATTCCGCGTTCGGAACAAGCAGAAGACCATCTACTGCTATGATGAAGGGGAGAAGCAATCTGCGATGAATGAATTAAAGGGTAAGATTGAAATCACCCGATTTAAGGGGCTTGGTGAGATTTCTCCTGATGAGTTCAAGCACTTCATCGGAAAGGATATTCGCCTTGACCCGGTCTTGATCGGCAAGGATTCGACCATTGACGACCTCCTCAAATTCTACATGGGTAAGAATACACCGCAGCGTCAGGAATTTATTATTGAAAATCTACGGGTCGAAAAAGACCTGGTTGAAGAAGAGGCCTCATGA
- the ychF gene encoding redox-regulated ATPase YchF has translation MKCGIVGLPNVGKSTLFNCLSNAKAQSANYPFCTIEPNVGVINVPDDRIAKLESLVNPERVVPATVEIVDIAGLVKGASKGEGLGNQFLGNIRETNAILHVLRCFDNDNIVHVDGSIDPVRDKETIDIELQLKDLETVEKKMDKLQKLVKIGDKNAVKGMGVLEKVKSSLLSGVSARAVELTESEREEFVDDMFLLTDKPIMYVCNVDENSIREGNAFVDKVREAVAGENAEVLVIAAGTEADISELETFEEREMFLDDLGLDEPGVNKLIRAAYRLLHLQTYFTAGEKEVRAWTIPVGATAPQSAGVIHTDFEKGFIRAEVIHYEDYVQYGSEASCREAGKIHIEGKEYVVQDGDVMHFRFNV, from the coding sequence ATGAAATGTGGAATTGTCGGGTTACCGAATGTGGGGAAGTCAACACTCTTTAATTGTTTGAGCAATGCCAAGGCTCAATCGGCCAACTATCCCTTCTGTACCATTGAACCAAACGTCGGTGTTATCAACGTTCCCGATGACCGCATCGCCAAACTCGAGAGCCTAGTAAACCCAGAGCGTGTAGTTCCGGCCACCGTAGAAATTGTGGACATCGCAGGTCTCGTTAAAGGAGCTTCAAAAGGGGAAGGACTCGGAAACCAATTCTTGGGTAATATCCGCGAGACCAATGCCATCCTTCATGTTCTTCGATGCTTTGACAACGATAACATTGTACACGTTGACGGAAGCATTGATCCGGTGCGCGACAAAGAAACCATTGACATTGAGCTTCAGTTGAAAGATTTGGAGACCGTCGAAAAGAAGATGGACAAGCTCCAAAAGCTGGTCAAGATCGGCGACAAGAATGCCGTCAAGGGGATGGGGGTCTTGGAGAAGGTAAAGTCTTCCTTGCTGAGCGGCGTCAGTGCTCGTGCCGTGGAATTGACCGAAAGCGAAAGAGAAGAATTCGTCGATGACATGTTCTTGTTGACCGATAAGCCGATTATGTATGTCTGCAATGTCGACGAAAATTCCATTCGAGAAGGCAACGCCTTTGTGGATAAGGTTCGTGAGGCGGTAGCTGGAGAAAATGCCGAAGTATTGGTGATTGCCGCTGGAACGGAAGCCGACATCTCGGAATTAGAGACCTTCGAAGAACGCGAGATGTTCTTGGATGATTTGGGCTTGGATGAGCCAGGCGTGAATAAGCTGATTCGTGCGGCTTACCGTTTGCTTCATCTCCAAACCTATTTCACAGCGGGAGAAAAGGAAGTTCGCGCTTGGACCATTCCTGTCGGAGCAACGGCTCCTCAATCTGCTGGGGTTATCCACACGGACTTTGAGAAGGGATTTATCCGGGCCGAAGTGATTCACTACGAGGATTATGTGCAGTACGGAAGCGAGGCATCGTGCCGTGAGGCAGGAAAAATCCATATTGAAGGGAAGGAATACGTCGTTCAAGACGGTGATGTCATGCACTTCCGCTTCAACGTCTAA
- a CDS encoding transketolase, whose product MADLAQLKDIVTQTRRDIVRMVHANNSGHPGGSLGCAEYFVALYHEIMNYKESGFDMDGKGEDLFFLSNGHISPVYYSTLARRGFFPVDELGTFRKIDSRLQGHPTTHEGLPGVRIASGSLGQGMSVAIGAALTKKLNGDDSTVYSLHGDGELQEGQIWEAAMYAAHNKVDNLIATVDWNSKQIDGDISDVLDLGDLEAKFKAFGWTVLVETKGNDLESVIAALNAAKAETGKGKPIVILMKTEMGHGVDYMMGTHAWHGVAPNDEQLASALDQNPETLGDY is encoded by the coding sequence ATGGCCGATCTTGCTCAACTCAAAGACATCGTGACGCAGACCCGTCGCGACATCGTTCGTATGGTACACGCCAATAACTCTGGACACCCCGGAGGATCTCTAGGATGTGCCGAATATTTCGTGGCGCTCTACCACGAGATCATGAACTATAAGGAATCAGGTTTCGACATGGACGGGAAAGGCGAAGACTTGTTCTTCCTTTCCAACGGACACATTTCACCTGTCTACTACTCTACCCTCGCCCGACGAGGATTCTTCCCCGTGGACGAACTGGGTACCTTCCGCAAGATTGACTCCCGTCTTCAAGGACATCCCACAACACACGAAGGACTCCCAGGAGTGCGTATTGCTTCGGGATCATTGGGACAGGGAATGTCTGTAGCTATTGGCGCCGCGTTGACCAAGAAGCTCAACGGTGACGATTCAACAGTGTACAGTCTTCACGGTGACGGAGAATTGCAAGAGGGACAAATCTGGGAGGCCGCTATGTATGCTGCACACAACAAGGTGGACAATCTTATTGCTACCGTTGACTGGAACAGCAAGCAGATAGACGGAGATATTTCTGATGTCTTAGACCTCGGTGACCTTGAAGCCAAGTTTAAGGCCTTTGGATGGACGGTATTGGTGGAAACCAAGGGCAATGACCTCGAAAGTGTTATTGCTGCTCTAAATGCCGCTAAGGCAGAGACTGGAAAAGGTAAACCCATCGTTATTCTTATGAAGACCGAGATGGGACATGGTGTTGACTATATGATGGGAACACACGCATGGCACGGTGTTGCTCCTAACGACGAGCAGTTGGCCAGCGCCCTGGATCAAAACCCTGAAACGCTCGGAGACTACTAA
- a CDS encoding VWA domain-containing protein: MPKLRLIAIIAYLAVGGPFLLQAQEPEKPRPPKTRILFVFDASQSMYAQWESGTKIDIAERLMNTMLDSLAEVPDPNFELALRVYGHQKPVPPQDCSDTRLEVPFSGNNIRRIKQKLSELRPKGTTPIARSLERAAYDFPSNCSNCRNVIILITDGVEACDGDPCAVSRALQKQGIILKPFVIGIGLDDQFKESFECVGQYYDASNEQTFKNILGLVISQALNNTTAQVNLLDERGLPTETDVNMSFYDITSSQLKYNYIHTINHRGNPDTVILDPLIEYRMVVHTIPPVRKDSIKIIPGTHNVIAVDAPQGWLQLRVGGIGGNRNFQCIVRRAGSMRTLNVQQFNESEKYLTGKYDLEILTVPRYMEYGVQINQSTTTKIEIPAPGLVTLNAPSYGSGSIYVEDGNELVWVLNMPNNKRQNTYYLQPGRYRVVYRPQNAKESIYTIEKKFRIESGGSTVVNLK; encoded by the coding sequence ATGCCGAAGCTTCGACTCATAGCGATCATCGCGTATCTCGCCGTAGGCGGTCCTTTCCTCCTTCAAGCGCAAGAGCCCGAAAAACCAAGACCTCCCAAGACGAGGATTCTTTTTGTTTTTGATGCTTCGCAGAGTATGTATGCGCAGTGGGAAAGCGGTACCAAGATTGATATTGCAGAGCGTTTGATGAATACCATGTTGGACAGTTTGGCCGAAGTGCCGGATCCCAACTTTGAGCTTGCCTTGCGCGTGTATGGTCATCAAAAACCAGTTCCTCCTCAAGATTGCTCTGATACGCGATTGGAAGTACCCTTTTCGGGCAACAACATTCGCCGTATCAAGCAGAAGCTGAGCGAGCTTCGTCCCAAAGGAACCACTCCAATTGCCCGCTCATTGGAGCGCGCGGCCTATGACTTCCCGAGCAACTGTTCCAATTGCCGCAATGTCATCATCTTGATTACTGACGGTGTTGAGGCCTGTGACGGAGATCCCTGTGCGGTGAGTCGGGCGCTGCAAAAGCAAGGGATTATTTTGAAACCCTTTGTTATTGGAATTGGTCTGGACGATCAGTTCAAGGAGAGCTTCGAATGCGTGGGGCAATACTACGACGCCTCCAATGAGCAGACCTTCAAGAACATCCTGGGGCTGGTTATATCTCAGGCGCTGAACAACACAACCGCCCAAGTGAACCTCTTGGATGAGCGCGGCTTGCCGACAGAGACCGATGTCAACATGAGCTTTTATGACATCACCTCAAGTCAGTTGAAGTACAACTACATCCACACCATCAACCACCGGGGTAATCCTGATACGGTTATCCTAGATCCACTCATCGAATACCGTATGGTCGTCCACACCATTCCCCCCGTGAGAAAGGACAGCATCAAGATCATTCCGGGAACACACAACGTCATTGCTGTAGACGCGCCACAAGGGTGGCTTCAATTGAGGGTAGGCGGAATAGGTGGTAACCGGAATTTCCAGTGCATTGTCCGACGAGCGGGCAGCATGCGGACATTGAATGTGCAGCAGTTCAACGAATCGGAGAAATATCTCACCGGTAAATACGACCTTGAAATTCTGACGGTTCCGCGGTACATGGAATACGGCGTACAGATCAATCAAAGCACGACGACCAAGATTGAGATCCCTGCCCCTGGCCTCGTCACTCTGAATGCTCCGTCCTACGGATCGGGAAGTATCTATGTTGAGGATGGGAATGAGTTGGTTTGGGTCTTGAATATGCCCAACAACAAAAGGCAAAACACCTATTACTTGCAGCCTGGAAGATACCGAGTGGTTTATCGTCCACAGAACGCAAAAGAGTCTATTTATACCATTGAAAAGAAATTCCGCATTGAGTCAGGTGGCTCAACCGTGGTGAATTTGAAATAA